A single window of Micrococcaceae bacterium Sec5.1 DNA harbors:
- a CDS encoding RNB domain-containing ribonuclease, with translation MSHHRISPNVDDSSDQLAEAFAALRTELELPGEYPAEAVAEARKAVEKHTLPERDLRDIPFVTIDPATSTDLDQAVFIERAGNGYKVLYAIADVPSFVAPGGALDAETRQRGQTFYAPDGRIPLHPEVISENAGSLLAGQDCSAFVWDFELDHNAEVSATSVARGTVRSRAKLSYKGAQEQIDAGTAPTVLKLLKEVGLKRVELERLRGGANLNMPEQEIVQATGGGGYRIVAAPSLPVEDWNAQISLMTGMAAAQLMLDGKVGILRTMPAPDERSLLHFKRQTKALGKPWDGEVTYGEYLRTLDASDPKQLAILHSAGTLFRGAGYTPFDGELPPNVIQSAIGAPYAHTTAPLRRLIDRFVLVICEALSNGHQIPAWAREALPSLPEIMASSDQLAGRLERLAMDTVEAALVANHIGEEFDAVVISGSKPSNGTTNGNGRGNGNGNGPFGIIQIAEPAVTARCDGELESGTKVRVQLLKADIASREIRFTLLP, from the coding sequence AGGAAAGCAGTAGAAAAACACACACTGCCAGAGCGTGACCTCAGGGACATTCCGTTCGTGACCATCGATCCAGCCACGTCCACCGATCTGGACCAGGCCGTATTCATTGAACGGGCCGGCAACGGCTACAAAGTCCTCTACGCAATCGCCGACGTGCCATCCTTTGTTGCTCCCGGCGGGGCGCTCGATGCAGAGACGCGGCAACGGGGACAAACGTTCTACGCTCCTGACGGGAGGATCCCCCTGCACCCGGAAGTGATCAGCGAGAACGCCGGAAGCCTGTTGGCTGGTCAGGACTGCAGCGCCTTCGTGTGGGACTTCGAACTCGACCACAATGCGGAGGTGTCCGCTACGTCGGTGGCCCGTGGCACTGTCCGTAGCCGCGCCAAGCTCAGTTACAAGGGTGCCCAGGAACAGATCGATGCCGGCACAGCCCCAACGGTCCTGAAGCTCCTCAAGGAGGTTGGCCTGAAGCGGGTGGAACTGGAACGGCTGCGCGGTGGCGCCAACCTGAACATGCCCGAGCAGGAAATCGTCCAGGCGACCGGCGGCGGGGGCTACAGGATTGTGGCCGCGCCCTCCCTGCCGGTGGAGGACTGGAACGCGCAGATATCCCTCATGACCGGGATGGCAGCGGCCCAACTGATGCTCGACGGAAAAGTGGGCATCCTGCGCACCATGCCGGCGCCGGATGAACGGTCGCTGCTCCATTTCAAGCGCCAGACCAAGGCACTGGGGAAACCGTGGGACGGCGAGGTTACCTACGGTGAGTACCTTCGGACACTTGACGCTTCGGATCCCAAACAGCTTGCCATCCTGCACTCGGCAGGCACGCTGTTCCGCGGCGCAGGGTACACGCCTTTCGATGGTGAGCTTCCCCCAAACGTCATCCAGTCAGCCATCGGCGCACCCTATGCTCACACCACTGCCCCTTTGCGCCGACTCATCGACCGCTTTGTCCTGGTGATCTGCGAGGCCCTCAGCAACGGCCACCAGATCCCGGCGTGGGCGCGGGAAGCACTTCCATCCCTGCCCGAGATCATGGCGTCATCCGACCAACTGGCCGGGCGGCTTGAGCGTCTGGCCATGGACACCGTGGAAGCTGCACTCGTCGCGAACCACATCGGCGAGGAGTTCGATGCAGTGGTCATCTCCGGTTCCAAGCCGTCCAATGGGACCACCAATGGCAATGGAAGGGGAAACGGAAACGGCAATGGGCCCTTCGGCATCATCCAGATCGCTGAACCCGCCGTGACAGCCCGGTGCGACGGCGAACTGGAGTCAGGCACCAAGGTCCGGGTGCAACTCCTGAAGGCCGATATCGCCAGCCGCGAGATCCGTTTTACCCTGCTCCCCTGA
- a CDS encoding DEAD/DEAH box helicase has product MSELHTHEVLTDATGTESIEPEETIISDETPHEIEEKSFADYNVRADIVESLADAGITHPFPIQAMTLPVALSGHDIIGQAKTGTGKTLGFGIPALQRVEGRDDPGYAKLAVPGAPQALVIVPTRELAVQVANDLQTASRKRNARIATIYGGRAYEPQVDALQKGVEVVVGTPGRLIDLYKQKHLSLKNVKMVILDEADEMLDLGFLPDVETLIAGTPAVRQTLLFSATMPGPVIAMARRYMTQPTHIRAADPNDEGLTKRDIRQLIYRAHSMDKTEVVARILQARGRGRTIIFTKTKRTAAKVAEELVDRGFAAAAIHGDLGQGAREQALRAFRNNKVDVLVATDVAARGIDVDDVTHVINYQCVEDEKIYLHRVGRTGRAGNKGTAVTFVDWDDMPRWGLINKALGLSVPEPVETYSSSPHLYSDLDIPEGTKGRLPRNKRTLAGVDAEVLEDLGETGKKNSRSGGSSRDGGRDGGRGRDGGRGRGNAAKSSEANSESNGEGGRNRTRRRRTSDADAAPAAGSSETRTATGENAEKPARTRRTRTRRRNGEVVSGETAGAQPGNSEA; this is encoded by the coding sequence GTGAGTGAATTGCACACCCATGAAGTCCTGACGGACGCCACCGGCACCGAATCCATCGAGCCCGAGGAAACGATCATCTCTGATGAGACGCCCCACGAGATCGAAGAGAAATCGTTCGCTGACTACAACGTCCGCGCCGACATCGTCGAATCCCTCGCCGACGCCGGCATTACCCACCCCTTCCCCATTCAGGCCATGACGCTGCCCGTAGCCCTCAGCGGCCACGACATCATCGGCCAGGCCAAGACCGGTACAGGCAAGACCCTCGGTTTCGGCATTCCGGCATTGCAGCGCGTGGAAGGCCGGGATGACCCCGGCTACGCCAAGCTCGCCGTCCCCGGCGCACCGCAGGCCCTGGTCATCGTTCCTACACGTGAGCTTGCGGTACAGGTGGCTAATGATCTTCAGACGGCATCCCGTAAACGCAACGCCCGCATCGCCACGATCTATGGTGGCCGCGCTTACGAGCCACAGGTTGACGCCCTGCAGAAGGGTGTCGAGGTAGTTGTCGGCACGCCAGGCCGTTTGATTGACCTCTACAAGCAGAAGCACCTCAGCCTGAAAAACGTCAAAATGGTGATCCTGGACGAGGCCGACGAAATGCTGGACCTCGGCTTCCTGCCGGACGTGGAAACACTGATCGCAGGTACGCCGGCCGTGCGCCAGACCTTGCTCTTCTCTGCCACCATGCCTGGCCCGGTCATCGCGATGGCCCGCCGCTACATGACGCAGCCCACCCACATCCGCGCTGCCGATCCGAACGACGAAGGCCTCACCAAGCGCGACATCCGCCAGCTCATCTACCGTGCCCACAGCATGGACAAGACCGAGGTAGTGGCCCGCATCCTCCAGGCCCGCGGACGCGGCCGCACCATTATCTTCACCAAGACGAAACGCACAGCTGCCAAGGTCGCCGAGGAACTGGTCGACCGCGGATTTGCCGCTGCTGCGATCCATGGTGACCTTGGCCAAGGCGCCCGCGAGCAGGCTCTCCGTGCTTTCCGCAACAACAAGGTGGACGTCCTGGTTGCCACGGACGTTGCCGCCCGTGGCATCGACGTGGACGACGTTACGCACGTTATCAACTACCAGTGCGTGGAAGACGAAAAGATCTACCTGCACCGCGTGGGCCGTACCGGCCGAGCCGGCAACAAGGGAACCGCCGTCACCTTCGTCGACTGGGACGACATGCCCCGCTGGGGCCTGATCAACAAAGCACTGGGGCTCAGCGTTCCGGAGCCGGTTGAAACCTACTCCTCCTCCCCCCACCTCTACAGTGACCTCGACATTCCCGAGGGCACCAAGGGCCGCCTCCCGCGCAATAAGCGTACGCTTGCCGGTGTCGATGCCGAGGTCCTCGAGGACCTGGGCGAAACAGGCAAGAAGAACTCCCGTTCCGGCGGTTCATCCCGTGACGGTGGACGCGATGGCGGCCGTGGCAGGGACGGCGGCCGTGGCCGTGGAAACGCAGCCAAGTCCAGCGAAGCCAACTCAGAATCCAACGGTGAGGGCGGACGCAACCGTACACGCCGCCGTCGTACATCCGACGCCGATGCGGCCCCTGCTGCCGGTTCCTCCGAAACCCGCACCGCGACCGGCGAAAATGCCGAGAAGCCAGCCCGCACGCGCCGTACCCGCACGCGCCGTCGTAACGGCGAAGTGGTTTCCGGCGAGACCGCTGGCGCCCAGCCCGGCAACTCCGAGGCCTAA
- a CDS encoding DNA methyltransferase: MTDTVWAPDGGNLVVHADNAEFLPTLPDGAFTLIYVDPPFNTGRVQRRQETRMVRNADGDGDRVGFKGRSYDTIKGALHSYDDAFSDYWSFLEPKLVEAWRLLADDGTLYLHLDYREVHYAKVMLDAIFGRECFLNEIIWAYDYGARAKNRWPTKHDNILVYVKNPAKYHFDNAEVDREPYMAPGLVTPAKRERGKLPTDVWWHTIVSPTGREKTGYPTQKPEGLVRRIVSASSREGDWCLDFFAGSGTLGAVAAKLGRNFVCVDQNEQAIDVMRKRLGTKAVFHSRGPLPEGAVDQPEGALDQAVPFTNA; this comes from the coding sequence ATGACTGATACTGTTTGGGCGCCGGACGGCGGCAATCTGGTGGTGCACGCGGACAACGCGGAATTCCTCCCGACGCTGCCGGACGGCGCCTTCACACTCATTTACGTGGACCCGCCCTTCAACACAGGCCGGGTCCAACGCCGCCAGGAAACACGCATGGTCCGCAACGCGGACGGCGACGGCGACCGCGTCGGGTTCAAAGGTCGCTCCTACGACACCATCAAGGGTGCCCTTCACAGCTACGATGACGCCTTCAGCGACTACTGGTCCTTCCTGGAACCCAAGCTCGTAGAGGCCTGGCGGCTCCTTGCCGACGACGGCACGCTGTACCTGCACCTGGACTACCGCGAGGTGCACTACGCCAAGGTGATGCTGGACGCCATCTTTGGCCGGGAGTGCTTCCTCAACGAGATCATCTGGGCCTACGACTACGGCGCCCGGGCCAAGAACCGCTGGCCCACCAAGCACGACAACATCCTGGTGTATGTAAAGAACCCTGCGAAGTATCACTTCGACAACGCTGAAGTGGACCGCGAACCCTACATGGCCCCCGGTCTGGTCACGCCTGCCAAACGCGAGCGGGGAAAACTTCCCACGGACGTCTGGTGGCACACCATCGTTTCGCCCACCGGCAGGGAAAAGACCGGCTACCCGACCCAGAAACCCGAAGGCCTGGTGCGCAGGATCGTCTCTGCCTCAAGCCGCGAGGGCGATTGGTGCCTGGACTTTTTTGCTGGATCAGGAACCCTCGGCGCTGTTGCCGCCAAGCTGGGCCGCAACTTCGTCTGCGTGGACCAGAACGAGCAAGCCATCGACGTCATGCGGAAACGCCTTGGCACCAAGGCCGTCTTCCACAGCAGGGGGCCTTTGCCGGAAGGCGCGGTGGACCAGCCGGAAGGCGCCCTGGATCAGGCAGTGCCCTTCACGAATGCCTGA
- a CDS encoding PHP domain-containing protein, which yields MRIDLHTHSNVSDGTETPAGVIISAAAAGLDVIALTDHDSSDGWELAAAAAKEHGVTFVPGMEISCRTEQGISVHLLSYLHDPSHPGLLEEITKSKDARLTRAERMVTLLSEDYPLTWDDVIHHVAPGATVGRPHIADALVAAGVVADRSEAFTSILTSHSRYFVQHYAPDPAIAVELVRAAGGVPVFAHPVASARGRIVGERTYREMIDAGLLGLEIEHRDNPEEGRGFLRNMASEHGLLITGSSDYHGAGKPNRLGENLTSPDVLARIEELATGSTVVR from the coding sequence GTGAGGATAGACCTGCATACGCACTCGAATGTTTCCGATGGAACCGAGACCCCCGCCGGGGTGATCATTTCGGCCGCAGCTGCAGGCCTGGATGTCATTGCGTTGACGGACCACGACTCCAGTGATGGGTGGGAGTTGGCTGCTGCCGCTGCCAAGGAGCACGGAGTCACTTTCGTTCCCGGCATGGAGATCTCGTGCCGGACGGAGCAGGGGATCAGCGTCCACCTGTTGAGCTACCTGCATGATCCCTCCCACCCCGGGCTTCTTGAAGAGATCACCAAGTCAAAGGACGCCCGGCTCACGCGCGCTGAGCGCATGGTCACCCTGTTGTCCGAGGATTACCCTTTGACATGGGATGACGTCATTCACCATGTGGCTCCTGGCGCTACAGTGGGCCGCCCGCATATCGCGGATGCCTTGGTTGCTGCCGGTGTGGTCGCGGACCGCTCGGAAGCCTTCACATCGATCCTGACATCGCATTCGCGATACTTCGTGCAGCACTACGCGCCCGATCCCGCTATCGCCGTCGAGCTTGTCCGTGCCGCCGGAGGCGTGCCGGTCTTCGCGCACCCGGTGGCTTCGGCGAGGGGACGAATTGTGGGGGAGCGGACGTACCGGGAGATGATCGACGCCGGACTGCTTGGCCTGGAAATTGAACACCGCGACAACCCGGAAGAAGGACGCGGGTTCCTTCGCAACATGGCGTCGGAGCATGGGCTGCTCATCACGGGATCATCCGACTATCACGGAGCGGGCAAACCGAATCGGCTGGGAGAGAACCTGACATCTCCCGACGTCCTGGCAAGGATCGAGGAACTCGCAACCGGCAGCACGGTTGTTCGCTGA